The following are encoded in a window of Thermoanaerobacter ethanolicus JW 200 genomic DNA:
- the trpB gene encoding tryptophan synthase subunit beta has protein sequence MSGRFGRFGGQYVPETVMNALIELEREFEKAKQDKDFMEEYRYYLREYSGRPTPLYYAENLTKRLGGAKIYLKREDLNHTGAHKINNVLGQILLAKRMNKKRVIAETGAGQHGVATATAAAMFGMECEIFMGEEDIKRQSLNVFRMKLLGAKVTPVKSGTGTLKDAVNEAIRDWVTNVDNTFYVMGSVVGPHPYPTMVRDFQRVIGDEAKEQILQKEGRLPDYVIACVGGGSNAMGIFYPFIEDKEVKLIGVEAAGEGIETGKHAATMAKGSVGVLHGMMTYLLQDEEGRIMPVYSISAGLDYPGVGPEHAFLKESNRAQYVYATDEEALAAFMDLSQTEGIIPALESAHALAYAMKLAPNLRKDNIIIVNLSGRGDKDVNTVAKVLGVEL, from the coding sequence ATGAGTGGAAGATTTGGACGTTTTGGAGGTCAGTATGTGCCAGAGACTGTGATGAATGCGCTTATAGAATTAGAGAGGGAATTTGAAAAAGCTAAACAGGATAAAGATTTCATGGAAGAATATAGGTATTACTTGAGGGAATATTCAGGAAGACCTACACCTTTGTATTATGCTGAGAATCTTACTAAAAGGCTTGGCGGGGCGAAAATTTATCTAAAGAGGGAAGACCTAAACCACACAGGAGCCCATAAAATAAACAACGTATTGGGACAGATTTTATTGGCAAAACGGATGAATAAAAAGAGAGTTATAGCTGAGACAGGAGCAGGACAGCATGGAGTGGCAACTGCTACAGCTGCTGCAATGTTTGGAATGGAATGCGAAATATTCATGGGAGAAGAAGATATAAAAAGGCAATCTTTAAATGTCTTTAGAATGAAACTTTTAGGTGCAAAAGTAACACCAGTAAAATCAGGGACGGGAACCTTAAAAGATGCAGTAAATGAAGCAATAAGAGATTGGGTGACAAATGTAGATAATACTTTTTATGTGATGGGTTCTGTTGTTGGGCCTCATCCTTATCCTACTATGGTGAGAGATTTTCAAAGAGTAATAGGGGATGAGGCAAAAGAGCAAATACTTCAAAAAGAAGGAAGACTTCCTGATTATGTGATTGCTTGTGTCGGCGGAGGCAGTAATGCCATGGGAATTTTCTATCCCTTCATTGAAGATAAAGAGGTAAAATTGATAGGCGTGGAAGCTGCAGGTGAAGGAATTGAGACAGGGAAACATGCAGCTACAATGGCAAAAGGTTCTGTAGGAGTATTGCACGGCATGATGACTTATCTTTTACAGGATGAAGAGGGGAGAATAATGCCAGTATACTCTATATCTGCAGGACTGGATTACCCGGGGGTAGGTCCAGAACATGCCTTTTTAAAAGAAAGTAATAGAGCTCAATATGTATATGCGACAGACGAAGAAGCATTGGCGGCTTTTATGGACTTATCTCAAACAGAAGGGATAATACCAGCTTTGGAAAGCGCTCACGCTTTGGCATATGCTATGAAACTGGCTCCAAATTTAAGGAAAGACAATATTATCATTGTAAATTTGTCAGGCAGAGGAGATAAAGACGTAAATACAGTTGCGAAAGTATTGGGGGTGGAGTTATGA
- a CDS encoding phosphoribosylanthranilate isomerase: MVKVKICGLRRKEDIEYANELKPDYVGFVFAKSKRQVEVEQALYLISLLDKEIKTVGVFVNEPVENALKIAQTLNLDVLQFHGDETQDYIDNFKNFTVWKAIRIKDKEDLEKTKEFRVNSFVFDTLTKNEYGGTGKTFNWEVLKGFELNVPIILAGGLNENNVEEAIRIVNPYAVDVSSGVETEGYKDFKKMKSFIEKVRGIR, encoded by the coding sequence TTGGTAAAAGTAAAAATTTGCGGACTGAGAAGAAAAGAGGATATTGAATATGCCAATGAGCTAAAACCTGATTATGTAGGATTTGTCTTTGCAAAAAGCAAAAGACAAGTAGAGGTAGAACAGGCTTTATACCTCATAAGCCTTCTTGATAAAGAGATTAAAACAGTGGGAGTTTTTGTAAATGAACCAGTGGAAAATGCATTAAAGATAGCTCAAACACTAAATCTCGATGTTTTACAGTTTCACGGTGATGAAACACAGGATTATATAGATAATTTTAAAAATTTCACAGTGTGGAAGGCAATACGCATAAAAGACAAAGAAGATTTGGAAAAAACAAAAGAATTTAGAGTAAATAGTTTTGTATTTGACACTTTGACAAAAAACGAATACGGTGGTACAGGAAAAACATTTAATTGGGAAGTTTTAAAAGGATTTGAATTGAATGTTCCAATAATTTTGGCAGGAGGGCTAAACGAAAACAATGTAGAGGAAGCTATAAGAATAGTAAATCCCTATGCTGTTGACGTCTCCAGTGGCGTTGAGACAGAAGGTTATAAAGATTTTAAAAAAATGAAATCATTTATTGAAAAAGTGAGGGGTATTCGATGA
- the trpC gene encoding indole-3-glycerol phosphate synthase TrpC yields the protein MVLDEIVRHKKKEVEEKKRIKPVEELINEIKGGYSGNFKKALQKEGISIIGEIKKASPSKGIIKEDFDAVKIAKVYEKVDIDAISVLTEKEFFKGDDNYISEVKKVTSKPILRKDFIVDEYQIYESKILGADAVLLIVSVLGDNLNTFYNLSKSVGLDALVEVHDRQQLAIALEAECDIIGINNRDLKTFNVDINTTENLIKYIPQSTIIVSESGIKIPEDVRYLASLGVDAVLIGETFMKIIDDIDKITDFVREAKGGG from the coding sequence ATGGTATTAGATGAGATTGTGAGACACAAAAAAAAGGAGGTGGAAGAGAAAAAAAGAATAAAGCCAGTAGAGGAACTAATTAACGAAATTAAAGGAGGCTATTCTGGCAATTTCAAGAAAGCACTTCAAAAAGAGGGTATATCAATTATTGGAGAGATAAAAAAAGCCTCTCCATCTAAAGGAATTATAAAAGAAGACTTTGATGCAGTAAAAATTGCAAAAGTGTATGAGAAAGTTGATATTGACGCTATTTCCGTTTTGACAGAGAAGGAATTTTTTAAAGGGGATGACAATTACATTAGTGAAGTAAAAAAAGTCACTTCAAAACCTATTTTGAGAAAAGATTTTATTGTGGATGAATACCAAATATATGAATCAAAAATTTTAGGAGCCGACGCAGTACTTCTCATTGTTTCCGTATTAGGGGATAACTTAAATACTTTCTATAATTTATCTAAAAGTGTAGGTTTAGATGCGCTTGTGGAAGTTCACGATAGACAGCAGCTTGCAATAGCATTAGAAGCTGAATGTGACATAATAGGTATAAATAACAGAGACCTTAAGACTTTTAATGTAGATATAAACACAACAGAAAATTTGATTAAATATATACCTCAAAGTACAATAATTGTTTCCGAAAGTGGAATAAAAATACCTGAAGATGTAAGGTATTTAGCTTCTTTGGGAGTAGATGCCGTATTAATTGGCGAGACTTTTATGAAAATTATAGATGATATTGACAAAATCACTGATTTTGTAAGGGAGGCAAAAGGAGGAGGATAA
- the trpD gene encoding anthranilate phosphoribosyltransferase, with the protein MLQEAIKKIVLKESLEEKEAYAVMNEIMSGNATPSLIGGILIGLRLKGESVEEITGFAKAMRDNAIKVELASDYVIDTCGTGGDGGKTFNISTAVAIIASAAGVKVAKHGNRAVSSRSGSADVLMELGFDIEAEPQKTKKLIEEKGMGFLFAPKYHVAMKHVAGIRKELGTRTVFNVLGPLTNPAFVKGQVLGVYDKELTHPLAEVLLRLGIEKAMVVHGFDGLDEITTTSPTFVSEVKEGKVIDYVIDPGDYGIPYAKLEDLEGKDAKENAQIILNILRGEKGPKRDIVVLNAAAALYIGKVVEDLKEGIKVANYLIDTGLALDKLTEILEYQRRLS; encoded by the coding sequence ATGTTACAAGAAGCTATTAAAAAAATTGTTTTAAAGGAAAGTCTTGAAGAAAAAGAAGCTTATGCTGTTATGAATGAAATTATGAGTGGCAATGCAACTCCTTCTTTAATAGGGGGCATATTAATAGGACTCCGATTAAAAGGTGAAAGTGTGGAAGAAATAACAGGTTTCGCGAAGGCAATGAGAGACAACGCAATAAAAGTAGAACTTGCCTCTGACTATGTGATAGATACTTGTGGTACAGGTGGCGATGGTGGGAAGACATTCAATATTTCAACGGCGGTTGCTATAATTGCTTCAGCTGCAGGAGTAAAAGTTGCAAAACACGGCAATAGAGCTGTTTCCAGTAGAAGTGGAAGTGCAGATGTTTTGATGGAATTGGGATTTGACATTGAGGCAGAACCACAAAAAACAAAAAAATTAATTGAAGAAAAAGGAATGGGATTTTTATTCGCACCTAAATACCACGTTGCAATGAAGCATGTAGCAGGGATAAGAAAAGAATTAGGCACAAGGACGGTGTTTAACGTCTTAGGACCATTAACAAATCCCGCATTTGTAAAAGGACAGGTATTAGGAGTTTATGATAAAGAATTGACTCATCCTCTTGCTGAAGTACTTTTAAGATTGGGAATTGAAAAGGCTATGGTGGTCCACGGCTTTGATGGCCTTGATGAAATAACTACTACTTCTCCTACTTTTGTCAGTGAAGTAAAAGAAGGCAAAGTCATTGATTATGTGATAGACCCAGGAGATTACGGTATCCCTTATGCAAAACTTGAAGATTTAGAAGGCAAAGACGCTAAAGAAAATGCTCAAATAATCTTAAACATCTTAAGAGGTGAAAAAGGGCCTAAAAGAGATATAGTCGTTTTAAACGCAGCAGCGGCCTTATATATAGGAAAAGTTGTGGAAGATTTAAAAGAAGGAATAAAAGTCGCAAATTATCTAATAGATACGGGTTTAGCTCTTGATAAGCTTACAGAGATTTTGGAGTACCAAAGGAGGCTTAGTTGA
- a CDS encoding anthranilate synthase component II, giving the protein MILIIDNYDSFTYNLYQYVGEMNKEIFVIRNDEVSVKDIEKLNPEKIILSPGPGRPENAGICVDVIKSLGDKIPILGICLGHQAIGYAYGAKIVKTDKIMHGKTSLVFHEGEKIFKDIKNPIEAMRYHSLVIDRQTLPRDLEITAYTEEGVIMGVRHKMYPVYGLQFHPESILTEQGKEILRNFLEVGYHVTRSY; this is encoded by the coding sequence ATGATTCTGATTATAGATAATTACGATTCCTTTACCTATAATCTTTATCAATATGTGGGAGAAATGAACAAAGAAATATTTGTAATAAGAAATGATGAAGTGTCTGTTAAAGACATTGAAAAACTGAATCCCGAAAAAATTATATTATCACCTGGACCGGGAAGGCCTGAAAATGCAGGCATATGCGTTGATGTCATTAAAAGTTTAGGGGACAAAATTCCAATATTAGGAATATGTCTTGGTCACCAAGCGATTGGATATGCATATGGTGCAAAAATTGTAAAAACAGATAAGATAATGCATGGCAAAACTTCTCTCGTATTTCACGAAGGTGAAAAAATATTTAAAGATATTAAAAATCCTATAGAGGCAATGAGATATCACTCTCTTGTTATTGACAGACAAACTCTTCCAAGAGATTTAGAAATTACAGCCTATACAGAGGAAGGAGTGATTATGGGAGTAAGGCATAAAATGTACCCTGTATATGGTTTACAGTTTCATCCAGAGTCTATCTTGACAGAGCAGGGTAAAGAAATTTTAAGAAATTTTTTGGAGGTGGGATACCATGTTACAAGAAGCTATTAA
- the trpE gene encoding anthranilate synthase component I, translating to MVNISKEDFCEHKKRGYVFPVYAEINGDELTPINIFYSLEGKNKFLLESANGGTNWGRYSFIGKDPYLSILSYGKRIKIIGEKEEAKEGLVLEEIRKVMKAKYNSLGLDIPFVGGAVGYVSYDTIRLYERLPDKNPDEINIPDVYFMFYKSFICYDHFKHRIYTVYNVYPDEDVEYEEVLQEINGLLQEIKSTNIEFHDLSPQEGKEVNYNFTKEEFCQIVEKAKEYITKGDIFQVVLSQRLKARVNSQPFEVYRRLRSKNPSPYLFYIDFGDFQLLGSSPESLVSVFGDKVTTNPIAGTRRRGKDEEEDLRLKEELLKDEKERAEHVMLVDLGRNDIGKVSEFGSVKIERFMEVDFYSHVMHIVSTVSGKLKRGLTAFDALIACLPAGTVSGAPKIRAMEIIDELENVRRSFYAGAVGYFSYNGNMDMCIAIRTILFKEGYAYLQAGAGIVYDSIPEMEYYETLNKAMALKEVL from the coding sequence GTGGTAAACATTTCTAAAGAAGATTTTTGCGAACACAAAAAAAGAGGATATGTCTTCCCAGTCTATGCAGAAATAAACGGAGATGAATTGACGCCAATAAACATTTTTTATAGTCTTGAAGGCAAAAACAAATTTTTACTGGAAAGTGCAAATGGAGGTACTAACTGGGGGAGATATTCCTTTATAGGAAAAGACCCATATTTATCAATTTTAAGTTATGGCAAAAGAATAAAAATTATAGGCGAGAAAGAAGAAGCTAAGGAAGGGCTAGTACTTGAGGAAATAAGAAAAGTTATGAAAGCCAAATACAATTCTCTAGGACTTGATATTCCTTTTGTTGGAGGTGCTGTGGGTTATGTATCTTACGATACGATAAGGCTTTATGAAAGACTGCCGGATAAAAACCCTGATGAAATAAATATACCGGACGTATACTTTATGTTTTATAAAAGTTTTATTTGCTATGACCATTTTAAACACAGAATTTATACTGTTTATAACGTATATCCTGATGAAGATGTAGAGTATGAGGAAGTTTTACAAGAGATTAACGGTCTTTTGCAAGAGATAAAATCAACTAACATAGAATTTCATGACCTTTCACCTCAAGAGGGAAAAGAAGTCAATTACAACTTCACCAAAGAAGAGTTTTGCCAAATTGTTGAAAAAGCAAAAGAATACATCACAAAAGGTGATATATTTCAGGTGGTACTGTCACAAAGATTAAAAGCACGAGTTAATTCGCAGCCTTTTGAGGTTTACAGAAGATTGAGGTCAAAAAATCCATCTCCCTATCTATTCTATATCGACTTTGGTGATTTTCAGCTTCTTGGTTCTTCACCTGAAAGCCTTGTAAGTGTTTTTGGAGACAAAGTGACTACAAATCCCATTGCAGGCACAAGGCGAAGAGGAAAAGATGAAGAAGAAGATTTAAGACTTAAAGAGGAACTTTTAAAAGATGAAAAGGAAAGGGCAGAGCATGTGATGTTAGTTGACCTTGGAAGAAATGACATAGGAAAAGTTAGTGAATTTGGAAGTGTAAAAATAGAGCGTTTTATGGAAGTAGATTTTTACTCTCATGTAATGCACATTGTATCGACTGTTTCAGGAAAGCTAAAAAGAGGACTTACGGCTTTTGATGCTCTTATAGCGTGTCTTCCTGCAGGTACAGTTTCTGGGGCACCAAAAATAAGGGCGATGGAAATAATAGACGAACTTGAAAATGTGAGAAGGTCTTTTTACGCAGGAGCTGTTGGTTATTTTTCCTACAATGGCAATATGGACATGTGCATAGCAATAAGGACTATTCTCTTCAAGGAAGGTTATGCTTACCTTCAAGCGGGAGCAGGTATTGTATATGATTCAATTCCTGAGATGGAATATTACGAAACTTTAAATAAGGCAATGGCTCTTAAGGAGGTTCTTTGA
- a CDS encoding thiamine-binding protein: MPVVNLSLQVLPVVSEEKVYPIVDKVIEYIKSTGVKYVVGPMETTMEGELDTLLEIVKKAQEICIKEGASRVISVVKIDYKPEGVTIDEKIKKYYV; encoded by the coding sequence GTGCCAGTTGTCAATTTAAGCCTACAGGTATTGCCTGTAGTTTCTGAAGAAAAGGTGTATCCCATTGTAGATAAAGTCATAGAATATATAAAGAGCACAGGTGTAAAGTATGTTGTGGGACCAATGGAGACTACAATGGAAGGAGAGCTTGATACTCTTTTAGAGATAGTTAAAAAAGCGCAGGAAATTTGTATAAAAGAAGGAGCAAGTAGGGTCATATCTGTTGTAAAGATTGATTATAAACCTGAAGGAGTTACAATTGACGAGAAGATAAAAAAATATTATGTATAA
- a CDS encoding trans-sulfuration enzyme family protein, translated as MGVHKNYRFDTKAIHGNAFKKNPENALNPPIFQTTTFVFDDLEHVEKVMSFQSQDYVYTRGNNPTLRLFENRLAELEYGKGAVAFSSGMAAISSVLFSLLKPKDTVIVHKTLYGSTYNVVTNILPKYGVNYKIVDLTDISELEKSVDDSTKVVYFETPSNPNLSIIDIEEVAKVCHKKDIKIVVDNTFATPYFQNPLLLGADVVVHSATKYIGGHGDALGGVAVSQDEKYIHYLKFDYMCEFGGVMSPFNAWLMLRGIKTLGLRMRQHEKNAIEVANFLNSHPKVKNVMYPGLKSFKGHEIAKKQMRGFGAIISFEIEGGTKNLEKFISNLRLCQLAVSLGDTETLVEVPSLMTHRGYPKEKLEEFGFTESMVRISVGLEDYNDIIEDLDQALKQI; from the coding sequence ATGGGAGTACATAAAAACTATCGGTTTGATACAAAAGCAATTCATGGAAATGCGTTTAAGAAAAACCCTGAAAATGCTTTGAATCCTCCAATTTTTCAGACGACTACTTTTGTCTTTGATGACCTCGAACATGTTGAAAAGGTGATGTCTTTTCAATCTCAAGACTATGTTTATACAAGAGGTAATAATCCGACCTTAAGATTATTTGAAAACAGATTAGCGGAGTTGGAATATGGCAAAGGGGCAGTAGCTTTTTCTTCCGGGATGGCTGCTATTAGTTCAGTTTTATTTTCTCTTTTAAAACCCAAAGATACTGTAATAGTTCATAAGACTCTTTATGGTTCAACTTATAACGTAGTGACAAATATACTGCCTAAATATGGAGTAAATTATAAAATAGTGGACCTTACAGATATAAGCGAATTAGAAAAAAGTGTAGATGACTCCACAAAAGTTGTGTATTTTGAGACTCCTTCTAATCCAAATTTATCTATTATAGATATTGAAGAGGTTGCAAAGGTATGCCATAAAAAAGATATTAAAATTGTTGTTGATAATACTTTTGCTACCCCCTATTTTCAAAATCCTCTTCTATTGGGAGCTGATGTAGTTGTTCATAGTGCTACTAAATATATAGGAGGTCACGGTGACGCACTTGGAGGAGTTGCAGTTTCACAAGATGAAAAGTATATACATTATTTAAAATTTGATTATATGTGTGAATTTGGTGGGGTAATGAGTCCTTTCAATGCTTGGTTGATGTTGAGAGGCATAAAGACTTTAGGCTTAAGAATGAGGCAACATGAAAAAAATGCAATAGAGGTAGCAAATTTTTTAAATTCGCATCCTAAAGTAAAAAACGTTATGTATCCTGGTCTTAAAAGTTTTAAAGGCCATGAAATAGCGAAAAAACAAATGAGAGGATTCGGAGCTATCATAAGTTTTGAAATAGAGGGAGGAACCAAAAATTTAGAGAAGTTTATAAGTAATTTAAGATTGTGTCAGTTAGCGGTAAGCTTAGGAGATACAGAAACATTAGTGGAAGTACCTTCCCTTATGACTCACAGAGGGTATCCAAAAGAAAAGCTTGAGGAGTTCGGCTTCACAGAAAGTATGGTGAGAATATCAGTAGGCCTTGAGGACTACAATGATATAATAGAGGATTTGGATCAAGCTCTTAAACAAATTTGA
- a CDS encoding S-methyl-5'-thioinosine phosphorylase, with translation MEKAIIGGTGFYEIGQKVSKKLVETKYGEVEIDIVTIEGEEIGFLPRHGKGHAVPPHLVNYRANIMALKQMGVKYVYATAAVGSFNENYEPGDVVVLKDFLDFTKSRPLTFFEGEDGVVRHVDMSDPYCSNLRAKFYNAAKKEDLLIKGDAVYVCTEGPRFETAQEIRMYKNLGADVVGMTNVPEVVLAKELGMCYAAVGIVSNWATGMKGSITLHEIKNTLELSKEKVIKTFIRVFLEEKLDQEHCNCSKAVIEL, from the coding sequence ATGGAAAAGGCGATCATTGGTGGTACTGGATTTTACGAAATAGGACAAAAGGTGTCAAAAAAATTGGTAGAGACAAAATATGGAGAAGTGGAAATTGATATTGTGACTATTGAGGGGGAGGAAATTGGTTTTTTGCCCCGACATGGGAAAGGTCATGCAGTTCCACCTCATCTCGTAAATTATAGGGCAAATATTATGGCATTGAAACAAATGGGAGTAAAATATGTGTATGCAACAGCTGCAGTTGGTTCTTTTAATGAAAATTATGAGCCAGGGGATGTTGTAGTACTTAAAGATTTTTTAGATTTTACTAAATCGAGACCATTGACCTTTTTTGAAGGGGAAGATGGAGTGGTAAGACATGTAGATATGAGTGACCCTTATTGTAGTAATTTAAGGGCAAAATTTTATAATGCTGCTAAAAAAGAAGACTTATTGATAAAAGGAGATGCAGTTTATGTGTGCACTGAAGGTCCACGATTTGAAACTGCACAAGAGATAAGAATGTATAAAAATTTAGGTGCCGATGTAGTGGGGATGACTAATGTTCCAGAAGTAGTTTTAGCGAAAGAATTAGGAATGTGCTATGCTGCGGTGGGGATAGTTTCAAATTGGGCTACAGGAATGAAGGGCAGTATAACATTACATGAAATAAAAAATACCTTAGAATTGAGCAAAGAAAAAGTGATAAAAACATTTATAAGAGTTTTTTTAGAAGAAAAATTAGACCAAGAGCATTGTAATTGCAGTAAAGCAGTAATTGAATTATGA
- the mtnA gene encoding S-methyl-5-thioribose-1-phosphate isomerase has translation MGEIKTIEFKDGVLYLIDQRKLPNSYEIFECRTYKDVNFAIKDMVVRGAPAIGAAAAYGVVLAAKEFINEEKESFFKKMEEALEIISKSRPTAVNLMWAINRMKKVIENNKELELQDLYELLKKEADNIYYEDIETNKKMAKFGNEIIKENAVILTHCNTGALATVGYGTALGVIREAHYSGKNIFVYADETRPRLQGAKLTAWELVQEGIPAKLIADSVAATLIRDGKIDVILVGADRIALNGDTANKIGTFMLSAVAKMYHVPFYVVAPTSTIDFNIETGKEIVIEERSPEEVTHINGVRIAPEGIEVYNPAFDVTPHENITGIITEKGIIRPPFRENILKLK, from the coding sequence GTGGGAGAGATTAAAACTATAGAGTTTAAAGATGGAGTTTTATATTTAATTGACCAAAGAAAATTGCCCAATAGTTATGAGATTTTTGAGTGCAGAACTTATAAAGACGTAAATTTTGCTATAAAAGACATGGTGGTAAGGGGGGCACCGGCAATTGGAGCTGCAGCAGCTTATGGGGTGGTATTGGCTGCAAAAGAATTTATTAATGAGGAAAAAGAAAGTTTCTTTAAAAAAATGGAGGAAGCTTTAGAAATTATCTCAAAATCAAGACCTACTGCTGTAAACCTTATGTGGGCAATAAATAGAATGAAAAAAGTTATTGAAAATAATAAAGAGCTAGAACTACAAGACCTATATGAGCTATTAAAAAAAGAGGCAGATAATATTTACTACGAAGATATAGAAACCAACAAAAAGATGGCTAAATTTGGGAATGAGATAATTAAAGAAAATGCAGTTATTTTGACCCATTGCAATACGGGAGCCCTTGCGACCGTAGGGTATGGAACTGCTTTAGGAGTTATTAGAGAAGCCCATTACAGTGGGAAAAATATTTTTGTATATGCTGATGAGACAAGGCCTAGGCTTCAAGGCGCAAAATTGACAGCATGGGAATTGGTACAAGAAGGAATTCCTGCAAAGTTAATTGCTGATAGTGTTGCTGCTACTTTGATAAGAGATGGGAAAATAGATGTGATATTAGTAGGAGCCGATAGAATTGCTTTAAATGGGGATACTGCCAATAAAATTGGAACTTTTATGCTCTCTGCTGTGGCAAAAATGTACCATGTTCCTTTTTATGTGGTAGCTCCTACCAGCACAATTGATTTTAACATTGAGACAGGAAAAGAGATAGTTATAGAGGAAAGGAGTCCTGAAGAGGTAACTCATATAAATGGCGTAAGAATTGCACCTGAAGGAATAGAAGTGTACAATCCAGCTTTTGATGTGACTCCTCATGAAAATATAACGGGAATAATTACAGAAAAAGGAATAATTAGACCTCCTTTCAGGGAAAACATATTAAAGCTAAAGTGA
- a CDS encoding L-fuculose-phosphate aldolase: MLLKSEREQIVEYGKKLINSNLTRGTGGNLSIYNKEKGLMAITPSGIDYFEIKPEDVVVMDLNGNVIEGNRTPSSEYEMHRIFYANRQDINAIIHTHPVYSTTLSCLHWDLPPVHYLVALAGPNVRCAKYATFGTKELAENAFEAMKDRKAVLLANHGLLVGAEDLPNAFNISIQIEYVAELYYRSKSIGEPVILPEDEMRLMLEKFKTYGQVKK; the protein is encoded by the coding sequence GTGCTATTAAAATCAGAAAGAGAACAAATAGTAGAATATGGTAAAAAACTTATAAATTCTAATCTTACAAGAGGTACAGGAGGGAATTTAAGCATTTACAATAAGGAAAAAGGATTGATGGCTATAACTCCTTCAGGAATTGATTATTTTGAAATTAAGCCTGAGGATGTAGTAGTAATGGACTTAAATGGCAATGTAATAGAAGGTAATAGGACTCCTTCTTCAGAGTATGAGATGCACAGAATTTTTTACGCTAACAGACAAGACATAAACGCTATTATACACACTCATCCAGTATATTCTACAACTCTTTCCTGTCTACATTGGGACCTTCCACCAGTTCATTACCTTGTGGCTTTAGCAGGACCAAATGTCAGATGTGCTAAATATGCAACTTTTGGTACAAAAGAATTGGCAGAAAACGCTTTTGAGGCTATGAAGGATAGAAAAGCTGTGCTATTAGCCAATCACGGACTTTTGGTAGGAGCTGAAGATTTGCCTAATGCTTTTAATATAAGTATTCAAATTGAGTACGTGGCAGAATTATATTACAGGTCAAAATCTATAGGAGAACCAGTTATTCTTCCAGAAGATGAAATGAGGTTAATGTTAGAAAAGTTTAAAACTTATGGGCAGGTAAAAAAATAA